One Setaria italica strain Yugu1 chromosome II, Setaria_italica_v2.0, whole genome shotgun sequence DNA segment encodes these proteins:
- the LOC101766722 gene encoding uncharacterized protein LOC101766722 — MPLLLTSSSLPALPPPLAASSRARVRVAASAAASAPDGAAASGTSAGGFPSFLPRAVERIRDGAAIRLAKRIERVPVQTGFSVSPIQSSCVRPLKQQQDADPIVLLHGFDSSCLEWRYTYPLLEEAGHEAWAVDILGWGFSDLATRPPCDVASKREHLYQFWKSYIKRPMVLVGPSLGAAVAIDFSINYPEAVSKMIFIGASVYSEGPKDMTRMPKFVSYAGVFILKSLPLRFLATRLAFNNTPNEFFDWVQIGRLHCLLPWWEDSTVDFMIRGGYNVIKQIKQVKHKCLIMWGEDDGIISSKLAYRLHQELPDAILRQVRQCGHIPHVEKPREAAKLVLEFLERDKAENTDRASSVTPVLTNS, encoded by the exons atgccgctgctcctcacctcctcctccctgccggcgctgccgccgccgctggccgcgtCGTCCAGGGCCCGCGTCAGGGTCgcggcttccgccgccgcctctgccccGGATGGGGCCGCTGCCAGCGGCACCAGCGCCGGCGGGTTCCCGTCGTTCCTCCCCCGAGCGGTGGAGCGCAtccgcgacggcgccgccatCCGCTTGGCCAAGCGAATCGAGCGGGTGCCCGTCCAG ACCGGTTTCTCGGTTAGTCCGATACAGAGCAGCTGTGTGAGGCCGCTCAAGCAGCAACAGGACGCTGATCCAATCGTGCTGCTGCATGGCTTCGACAG TTCTTGTCTAGAGTGGAGATACACGTACCCGCTGCTTGAGGAGGCTGGACACGAGGCTTGGGCTGTGGACATCCTTGGTTGGGGCTTCTCTGATTTAG CGACACGGCCACCATGTGATGTTGCGTCCAAGCGGGAGCATCTTTACCAG TTCTGGAAATCCTACATCAAAAGGCCGATGGTGTTAGTCGGGCCCAGCCTTGGTGCTGCTGTTGCCATTGATTTTTCAATCAACTATCCGGAAGCG GTCTCAAAAATGATCTTCATTGGTGCAAGTGTATACTCTGAGGGCCCAAAAGATATGACTAGGATGCCTAAGTTTGTTTCATATGCTGGG GTGTTTATACTGAAGAGTCTTCCACTGCGATTTTTAGCAACACGCTTGGCATTTAACAATACTCCAAACGAATTCTTTGATTGGGTGCAA ATTGGCCGTCTACATTGCCTACTTCCTTGGTGGGAGGATTCTACAGTAGATTTTATGATTAGAGGGGGTTATAATGTCATAAAGCAAATAAAACAG GTGAAGCATAAATGCCTGATCATGTGGGGAGAGGATGACGGGATAATAAGCAGCAAACTAGCATAT AGATTGCATCAGGAACTCCCAGATGCAATTCTGAGGCAGGTACGGCAGTGTGGCCATATTCCTCATGTCGAAAAGCCAAGGGAAGCTGCAAAACTTGTTCTTGAATTCCTTGAAAGAGATAAAGCGGAAAACACAGATCGGGCTTCTTCAGTAACACCAGTGCTTAC